AGCCGTCGGGTCATCGTCGAAAAATTCATCACCGGCTTCGACTTTCGGGTGCTCGTTATCGACAACAAACTCGTTGCCGCCGCCAAACGGGTACCGGCGCATGTGGTCGGCGATGGGAAAAAACGACATTGAAAAACTGATTGCGATTACGAATGAAGATCCGAGACGCGGATACGGACACGAAAACGTCCTGACCGAAATCGAAGTCGACCGCGATACCGAAGATTTGCTCGAAAAACTGGGCTACACGCTGCAGACCGTCCCGAAAGCCGGGGAAATCGTCTACCTGAAATCCACCGCCAACCTGAGTACGGGCGGCACTTCCGTGGATGTCACCGATCTCATGCACCCCGAGAACATCTTCCTTTGCGAACGGATCTCGCGCGTCATCGGTCTTGACATCTGCGGTATCGATATCATGGCGGAAAACCTCACCCAACCGCTCAAGGAAACGGGAGGCTGTATACTGGAAGTCAACGCAGCACCGGGCTTCCGGATGCACCTTGCCCCGTCGGAAGGACTTCCGCGCAACGTGGCCGCGCCGGTCATCGATATGTTGTATCCACCGGGTAAACCAAGTCGCATCCCGATTATCGCGGTGACCGGAACCAACGGAAAGACCACCACGACCCGCCTGCTCGCGCACATCGTCAAAAACAACGGTTATCGCGTCGGGTTTACGACATCGGATGGTATTTACATCCAGAACCACATGATGGAAAAAGGAGATACCACCGGACCTCTTTCCGCGGAATACATCCTGAAAGACCCGACGGTGGAATTTGCCGTGCTGGAGACCGCACGAGGCGGCATCCTCCGCGCCGGACTTGGGTTCAGCCGTTGCGACATCGGCGTCATTACCAACATACAGGAAGACCATTTGGGCCTTAATGATATCCATACCCTGGAGGACCTCATGCGCGTGAAGGCGACGGTGGTCAAAGCCATCAAGAAAGACGGTTGGGCCATACTGAACGCAGAAGACGACTACTGTATGAAGATTGCAGCCGACCTGCACTGTAACGTAGCCTACTTCGCGATGGACGAGGAACATCCTGTTGCCAAACGCCTGAGTCGCGAGGGCAAGATCGTGGCCGTATATGAAAACGGTTTCATCACCATTAAGAAAGGCGAATGGAAAATCCGCGTAGAACGCGCCAGCCACGTGCCGCTGACCATGGGAGGCAAAGCCCGTTTCATGATCGCCAATGCGCTGGCCGCCACGCTGGCGTCTTATCTGTGGGGCTTTAAGACCGATGATATCAGCCTTTCACTCCAAACCTTCATCCCAAGTGTCGCGCAGACACCGGGCCGTATGAACATTTTCGAATTCAAGCGCTTCAAGGTGATGATTGACTTCGCCCACAATCCGGCCGGTTATCGGGCAGTGGAGGAATTCATGGGCAGCGTGGAAGCCAATCGGAAAATCGGCATCATCGCCGGTGTAGGGGATCGTCGCGACGAAGACATCCGCGATTGCGCCACCATTGCCGCCCGTATGTTCGACCACATCATCATCCGGCAGGAAAAACACCTTCGCGGACGCACCGAAGACGAAATCAACGGACTCATACTGGAAGGAATTGCGGCAGCGAATAAGTCGGTCACCTACGAAATCATCACCAAGGAAGTCGAAGCCATACGACATGCCATCAATTCCGCTACCGACGGCACCTTTATCGTCGCGCTGAGCGATGTGGTTGCCAACGCCATTGAAATCGTACAGGAGTACCTCGACAAAGAAAACGAAGACGGTACGATGTAACAATAAAGCCGGCCTCAGGGTCGGCTTTTTCTTTTCCGCTTAGTTCGGGTTGCCAGAAGCGCGAGGACCGAGAGCACCAGAAAAGGCAAGGGCGACAACGCCATCCGCACATTTCCCGCCAGGACGCCCGGCAGGAAAACAAGCAGCAGCAATAAGAACAAAGGAGGAATGCCCGTGAGCAGTAGCCACCGGCGCGGCATAAAAACCGCCACCAACAACAGCACTTGTCCAAGAAGTGGCAGTGCCACGGCCGGATGAAGAAACGTACCTTCTCCAGCCCCGCCTGTCAGCAAATAAAACTCCATCGCAAAAAGGCATTGGGAATGCGTCCCCCACTCTAACCACGCGAGTCCGGAGGTGAGCAGCAGTGCCGTGGCAAAAATCCGTATGTTTTGGTTGTCGGCTGTCATTGCAGATTGTTTAGAGGAACAAAGGTATAAGACCCTATTCACAAAACCCTGATTTTCATCAGTTCCTCCTATTATTCGCACCCCAAGAAAAATTTTAACATTTTCTCAGGTAGGGTTTTTTTATTGGCTGTTGTTTAACGTATTGAGTCAATACGTTAGGAGCTCCGGAGGATTTCGAAACTCTAAAACTTTCGTTAACAGCACGTTAATTGGCAGTTTCGATTATCTGACACGGTTCTAACTTTAGGCTCTTAATTATTTTACTTTTCTTATGAAAAAAATTACTTTTCTGCTGCTTACCCTCGGCATGTCGGCTCTTTCGTCGGCCCAATGCCTGAGTGGCGTCCCTTACCCGGACGAAACAGCGGTGCCAGATTGTAACGGTATTTCGCCAACCGACCTTTCGTTTGGTTACGGATATGCCGGCGAATACTCTCTGGTGACGCTTACCGAAGGTGAAACCTACACCTTCTCAAGTTCTATTGACACCGATTACATCACCATCTCGAATGAAGATGGCAGTACGGCTGTCGTATTCGGCGTAGGTCCCCTGACCTGGACAGCCGATGCTTCGGGCGACTATCGCTTTTACACCCATACCGACGATGCGTGCGGTGAGGAGGAAGAAATCCGCTCTCGCTACGTATTGTGCGGCACACCACCTCCACCTCCTGCGAACGATGATTGTGCCAACGCAATTTCGATTCCTACGGGGGACTCGTATTCATACGAGCAAACAGACGGTGGCGGTAGCACCAACAACGACGGCTACCTGCTGACTTGTTCCGACAATGGTCAAAATGATGGTACATGGTTTAGTTTCGAAGGAGACGGAAACGAGGTAACCATTACCGTTACGCCCGATCTGGATTTCGACCCACAACTTGCGGTTTTCAGTGGCTCATGTGGCACCTTCGAGTGTGTAGACACCATCGATGAAGGCTTCCCAGGTGACGAAGAAGAACTCGAATTCGTTACGGAAGCGGGCGTCACCTATTATATAAACGTCGGTTATTTTGACGACGTCGAAGACCAGCCTGAAGGCAACTTCACCCTCAGCATGTCACGCCAGGCACCGGCAGCCCTTCCGGAAAACGATGCCTGCGCGGGCGCTATTGCCATTCCAACAGGCGAAACGTATACCTACGAGCAGACCGACGGAGACGGAGCGACCAACAACGCTGGTTTCATTACCACATGTTCAAACGGCATGAACGACGGACTCTGGTTCTCGTTCGAAGGAGACGGTAGTGCGGTTGCCATCACGGTAACACCATCTGCCGGCAGCGATTTCGATTCACAGATCGGTGTTTACAGCGGTAGCTGCGACGCGGCCACATGTGTGGGAACGGTTGACGACACCTTCGAAGGCGAAGCCGAAACCATCAGCTTATTGACGACAGAAGTAGGCGTCACGTATTACATCAACGTAGGCAACTACTCGGGCTTCACCGATAACGACGAAGGTCCGTTCACCATTGAAGTAACCCGTTCGGCAGCGGTTGGTGTTCCTGACAACGACGCGTGTGACGGTGCATACGTCATCCCCACCCAAATGGATGAATATTCGTATGAGCAAACGGATGGTGCCGGTGCGACCAATAACGACGGTTTCCTCGAAACATGTGATAACGGCCAAAACGACGGCCTTTGGTTTACCTTCACCGGAGACGGCAACCACGTAAATATCGTGGTAGATCCAGCCGCCGGATTTGACCCACAGGTTACCGTATTCAGCGGATCATGCGGTGCTTTCAACTGCGTAGATACCATCGATAACGGTGGCAGCGGTGACGAAGAAACCCTATCGGTTCTCAATTCGGAAGTAGGAACCACCTATTTCATCAACGTAGCGAACTACAGCGGATTCACCGATAACCCGGAAGGCAACTTTACGATTTCCGTAACGCGTGAAACACCTCCTGCAGCCCTACCCGACTGCGCGGCTAACCCAACACCTGCCGATGGCGCTGTAGATGTACCAACCGGAGACGTAACCTTTAGCTGGGACGCACCTACGACAGGAGGTCCGGTAGACGGCTACAAAATATACGGTGGTTTGACTCAGCCGCTGACAGAAGCGGATTTGATCGACACCGTTACCGAAACATCTATTGACCTGACCATCACCGGATTCAGCACGACCTTCTACTGGAAAGTCGTTCCTACCAATACCCTGGGCGATGCAGAAGGCTGTGCCGAGTGGACATTCACCACAGTGGCACCGCCACCACCACCGGCAAATGACGCTTGTGCCGATGCTATCGCCATCACCACGTTGCCGTATTCAAACTCGTCTGACGACAGCGGGGCCACCAACAACGATGGCTTCCTGACAGGTTGTGCACCAGGCCAGAACGACGGCACCTGGTATACAGTCGTGGGCGACGGCGGTGACATCACCATTGCAGCCACGTCTGATATCGACGGCGAACTAGGCGTATTCACAGGCGACTGTGGCGCTCTTACCTGCGTTGGAAGTGTTGACGAAGGTTTGGCAGGCGACACCGAAACCTTCATCATCGAAGGCTCACAAGAGGGAACTGTATACTACATCAACTTTGGTTACTATGCCAGCGGCACCGACGAAGCAGAAGGCCAACTTGATATTGAAGTATCTTCTTCACTTAGCGTAAACGACAACGACCTCAGCTCGCTGAAAGCGTATCCAAACCCTGTTACTTCCGTATTGAACCTCGACTACATCCGTAATATCGAATCGGTAGCGGTAAGCAACCTCCTGGGGCAACAAGTACTGACACAATCAGTGAACAGTGCGAATGCGCGTATCGACATGACGCCACTATCAGCCGGCACCTATCTCGTGAAAATCATCGCGGATGGTGTAGCACGTACGCTGAAAGTGGTCAAACAATAAGCTACTAAGAGACTATACATAGGATTTTTTGTTTGAGAAGACTGCGGACTCCGGTTCGCAGTTTTTTTTTGTTGTCAGGCGATGCAAGCAGAAGCCCCGCTGTCGTATTTTTGGAGTAAATGATGCGGTAGTATGGAAAAGCAACCTATTTCACTGCAGGTAACAAAATCGTATAGCGCCCAATACCTCGACCCGATTATACTGCAACCGGGCGATCTTGTGCGGTTGGGTGAAGAAGAAACCGATCCGAACTGGAAAGGGTGGATTTGGGCGGAAACCGACACCCACAAAGGCTGGATTCCGATGCAGATACTGGATATGGATCCCGATCAGACGACAGGGCGCGTACTACAACCCTATTCAGCCAAAGAATTGGATGTGTTGGAAGGAGCGTACATAGAACCGCTGCACACACTAAACGGCTGGACCTGGGCGAAACACCTTGCAACCGGCGAGGAAGGGTGGATTCCGAACGAAATCCTGCCCGTGCGTTAGCGTCCTATCAGGAGGCGAAAGAAACAAGGGAAGTGCTTTCTGTCTTTTTTTACGCCCTTTTTTTCTGGAACGCATCGCGGGGTGTTCCATCCGATACATAGATGGTGCCGCAATACCGGAAGCCTTCCTTTTGGAGAAAGCGGTGCATCGGCACATTATCGCGATGGGTATCGACCCGAAGGTTTCCAATACGTGAAAAAGCGAACGAAAAGGCCGCCTGCGCCACACCCCTTACCAAACGCGCCGACGCCAGGCGATGGATGACACCATAGGGTGCATCGTCGAGCCACGCGCCCTCGATAACACGGTAATTCAGATCAGGGTCTTCACCTGTCATCAAACAGAAGTAGCCCACCGATTTCCCTCCTTCTTCACACATAAAACCACAATCCGACTGGATGTCCTGAAGGATAATGTCTGTTGAGGGATACCCGTTCGTCCACTGCGTAAGATTGCCCGTGGCCCGCATGATGGCGCGCGCCTCGTCGAGTATCTCCATGATACGGGCCAGGTCAGCAGGGGTGGCAGGACGTATTGTCATCCCCCAAAAATACACTATTCCCCATTTCCGTCAGCGTCGTCGGTTTTTCTATCTTTGGGGACGCCATCGCACTTGTGCTTCGGCCCAATATGACACCTATGAAAAAAATCTTCCTTTGGATGTTGCTCGGCGCCACCGCGATAACATCCGCCCAAAAAAAGAAACTGACCCTCGAAGAAAGCGTCTTGCAGCAAAACCGCCAGTTCCGTGCCGATATGATGGCGGGTTTCCAGTGGATTCCCGACACGGATCGCTACGTTTATACGACCGACGGTGGCCGCAAGCTCATGAGCGCCTCCGCCAAAGACCGCGTAGCGTCTGAATGGCTCACGCTTGACGACGTCAACAAAGCACTCGGCGAAAAAGCGAACAGTTTCAACGGAATTATCTTCCGCGATGCCTCGACCTTCGTCATTCCGGCCGGTGGCGATCTCTACGCCTATTCCGTCAGCACGAAAACCGGAAGCCGTCTGCTCGACCTGAACGATGAAATGGAGTCGACAACGCCGTCACCTGACTACACCAAGGTCGCCTACACCCAGAAAAACAACCTGTTCTATGCGGATGCAGCGGGTAAAAGCACGGCCATTACCAACGAAAAAGAAGGCATCGTATCCGGGCAGACCATCTCGCGTAACGAATTCGGTATCGAAGGCGGCATCTTCTGGTCTCCGAAATCCACCTACCTCGCGTTCTACCAAAAAGACGAGACGGGGGTAGCCGATTATCCGCTGCTCGATATCAATGAAACACCGGGTAAACTGGTATCCATCAAGTATCCGATGATCGGACAGACCAGCGAGAAAGTACGCGTGGGCATCTACCACCTCGCATCGGGAAAGACGGTTTACATTTCTCCCCGTGGCGCAGCCGACGACTATATGACCAACCTGTCGTGGACGCCGGATGAGAAGTATGTGCTGATTGCCGAACTCAACCGGGGCCAAAACGACATGCGACTGAACCTGTATGACGCTGCGACCGGCGCTTTCGTGCGTACCCTGTTGCAGGAAACGAGCGCCACGTGGACAGAACCGGAACACCCGGCGTTCTTCCCTTCAACGACTTCCTCGAATTTCGTATGGATCAGTGAGAAAGATGGGTTCAACAACCTGTATTACTACGGCCTCGACGGAAAACTGATTAAGCAACTAACCGCCAATCGTTTCGTGCTGCGCGATATCCTGGGCAGCACCAAAAACGGCAATACGATTTTCTTCTCGGCCACCGGACCGAACGCGACCAACATGCTGGCCTACAAGGTCGACCTTAAGGGAAAACAAACCCTCCTGACCAAAGACGAGGGAGTGCACCGCGTGTCGTTCAGCACGGATGGCAACTGGGTCTTCGATGAATATTCCAACCACAATACGCCTTCCCGATCGCTTTTATATGATAAAAACGGAAAAGCGTCGGTGTTGCTCGAAAGCAAAAACAAGTACGAAGGCTACGAACTCGGTACGGCCGACATCCGTACGATCAAATCAGCCGATGGTACGACCGACCTCTACACCCGTTTGATCAAGCCGAGTAACTTCGATCCGTCGAAAAAATACCCGGTTTTGGTGTATGTATATGGCGGGCCGCACGCCCAACTGATCACCAACTCGTGGCTCGACGGCGCCAATCTTTGGATGTACTGGATGGCCGAACAAGGTTACTTGGTATTTACAGTTGACGGACGCGGCTCTGACAACCGCGGGAAGGCCTTCGAGAGCGTCATTCACCGGCGCCTGGGGCTGAACGAAATGGACGACCAGCTTGCCGGCGTCAGCTACCTGAAATCGTTGCCTTTCGTCGATGGGAAGCGCCTGGCGGTACATGGCTGGAGCTATGGCGGGTTCATGACCACCAGCCTGATGCTTCGGAAGCCGGGTACCTTTACCACGGGCGTGGCCGGCGGACCGGTTACCGACTGGAAGTACTATGAAGTGATGTATGGCGAACGCTATATGGATACCCCAGCCGAAAATCCGGAGGGCTTTGCGGAAAACAGCACGTTGGCCTACGTAAACAACCTGCAGGGCAAACTGTTGTTGATTCATGGCACCAGCGATGACGTGGTGGTCATGCAACAGAATTTCGCCTTGTTGAAAAAATTCATCGAAGCCGGAAAGCAGGTCGATTTCTTCGCCTATCCCATGCACAAACATAACGTGGTAGGGAAAGATCGGGTGCACCTGATGGATAAAGTCCTGCATTATATTATTGACAACAACCCGTAATGCGCCAGCTATTCCTAGGGATAACATTCGCGCTCGTTGGATGCGCCGCACATCAGGATGCCAAAAACCTGCCGCAGGACGGTTCCTCCATGGCACGGGCCATTTACGTGACCTCGGCGGCGGAAGAAGCGGATGTGTTGAAGAAATGGTGCCCCGATTGCGAGTTCATCAAACGCAACATCATCCAGGATGACAACGGCAACCAATATGAAAAAGTACGGATGAGAGAACCAAACGGCAAAGAACGCTGGTACTGGTTCGACATCAGCCAGATGCGATAACTAAAAAAAACCTGATCGATGGATCAGGTTTTTTGTTTTTTCTTGCGGGCTGCCGGAAACAATACGTTGTTGAGTATCAGTCGGTATCCGGGTGACGTGGGATGTAAGTCGAGTACCGTTGGCGGATCACCCACCTGGTGGCGGTAATCCTCCGGGTCGTGGCCACCGTAATACGTCCACATGCCTTTTCCCATTTCCCCGTGGATGTAGCGCGCCTCGCCGTTCAGTTTGCATTCACCCATCACCAACACATTGGTTTTGACCAGGTCACGCTCAAACGCCGTAGTTTGTCCCATAAACCCTTTGACCAGTTGGGTGTGGTTTTGGCACAGCATCGACGGGATGGGATCCCATTTGGCCGAAAAATCCATCAGGGTGAAATAGTCTTTCTCCATCGGGACCGCTGCCACACGTTTGTTGGTGGTGTCGATATCCGAGAACTCATATACGTTCGGATTGCGCTCCAGCGTAAAGTTCTTGAAGGCAAACGTACGGGTGTAGTCGATTTGGGTTTGGTAATTCGGTGAGGAAGCGTCTCCGTCAAACATCGCTTCGCAGATGTCGACACCTTCCGCCGAAAGCGCGATATCGAAACTGTCGGTCGCCGAACACATCGCGAACATAAAACCGCCGCCGATCACGAAATCCCGGATTTTCTTGGCTACCGCGAGTTTTTCCTCCGACACCTTGGTATATCCCAATTTCGTCGCCAGTGCCTCGGCATCTTTCTTCTGTTCGATATACCAGGGCGTGTTTTTGTAACTGCCATAGAACCGTCCGTACTGGCCGGTGAAATCTTCGTGGTGCAGGTGCAGCCAATCGTATTGGATCAACGCATCCGCCAGTACTTCTTCATCGTATATGGCCGTGAAAGGGATTTCGGCATAGGTCAGCACCATCGTCACGGCATCGTCCCACGGTTGCTTGCCCGGCGGGGTGTAAACGGCGATTTTAGGGGCCTTTTCGAGAATGACCGTCTCCATGTTTTGGGACGGACTGGAGATTTCTTCCAGGATGGCGTTTGCCTCTGCGTCAGACAGTACTTCAAAGCTTACCCCACGGATCTGGCATTCCTTACGGATTTCGGCCGCATCCGGCAACAGGAAGGAGCCGCCGCGGTAATTCAGCAGCCAACTGGCCTTGTATTGCCGTTCGAGGCACCAATAGGTGATGCCATAGGCTTTGAGGTGGTTTTGCTGCGTAGACTCATCCATAGGAAGCAACACAAAACCCGCCCGCGCCGACAGGGCCATGAAAAGGAACAGAATGACGAGAATGCGATAACGAGACGCCATTTATTGAATTTTTGCCGAAGATACATCATCCGCTATGACCGATGTGTACATTTTTTGTTAAATCCCCCCGGCAAATCATCCGCAAAAAAGTGTCTTTTTGGACGTAAGTTATTAACAATGTGCATAAAATGCGAGACATTTTAGAGCACAAAATCGCCAAAAAGCGCTTTTTATGCCCTATCTTTGTGCCCCTTAAAAGAGGTAAAATCTATTGTATGAGAAAACAGTTACTACTGAGTATTTTTGGAGTTGCGTTGGCGTTGTTCTCGCTTGAGAGCGTGGCGCAGGTCTCCATTACAACAGCCGGTTCTGCTGTCACACAGAATTTTGACGGACTTGGTTCGGCAAACAACGCGAGTGTACCAGCCGGTTTTAAAATTGGTACCGATTGGTCTACCGGAACGACGGTAGTTACCGCGGCAGCCGGAACGAGCGGCGCGGGTATCCTAACGGGCACAAGCTCCGGCGGTGTGTACAACTTCGCCAATGGCGTGACGGCTACGGCTACAGATCGGGCGTTGGGCTTTCTATCGACGAGCGGTTTTTCGTCACCCCGGTCTATCGTGTACGCCTTCACCAACAATACAGGCGCAACCATTACGTCGATTGACCTGGCCTGGAATTATGAAAAATACCGTAGCGGAACCCGGGCGTTCGACTGGACGTTCTTCCACGGTAGTACCTCCACTGCCACTACCGCTGCAAACCCAGGAGACCAGTCATATGCAGCAGATGCCAACAACACGGTGATTTCAAACCCTCCGGCGGCGACGGCGAAGTCGTTTTCCATCAC
This genomic interval from Flavobacterium sp. HJ-32-4 contains the following:
- a CDS encoding T9SS type A sorting domain-containing protein, which encodes MKKITFLLLTLGMSALSSAQCLSGVPYPDETAVPDCNGISPTDLSFGYGYAGEYSLVTLTEGETYTFSSSIDTDYITISNEDGSTAVVFGVGPLTWTADASGDYRFYTHTDDACGEEEEIRSRYVLCGTPPPPPANDDCANAISIPTGDSYSYEQTDGGGSTNNDGYLLTCSDNGQNDGTWFSFEGDGNEVTITVTPDLDFDPQLAVFSGSCGTFECVDTIDEGFPGDEEELEFVTEAGVTYYINVGYFDDVEDQPEGNFTLSMSRQAPAALPENDACAGAIAIPTGETYTYEQTDGDGATNNAGFITTCSNGMNDGLWFSFEGDGSAVAITVTPSAGSDFDSQIGVYSGSCDAATCVGTVDDTFEGEAETISLLTTEVGVTYYINVGNYSGFTDNDEGPFTIEVTRSAAVGVPDNDACDGAYVIPTQMDEYSYEQTDGAGATNNDGFLETCDNGQNDGLWFTFTGDGNHVNIVVDPAAGFDPQVTVFSGSCGAFNCVDTIDNGGSGDEETLSVLNSEVGTTYFINVANYSGFTDNPEGNFTISVTRETPPAALPDCAANPTPADGAVDVPTGDVTFSWDAPTTGGPVDGYKIYGGLTQPLTEADLIDTVTETSIDLTITGFSTTFYWKVVPTNTLGDAEGCAEWTFTTVAPPPPPANDACADAIAITTLPYSNSSDDSGATNNDGFLTGCAPGQNDGTWYTVVGDGGDITIAATSDIDGELGVFTGDCGALTCVGSVDEGLAGDTETFIIEGSQEGTVYYINFGYYASGTDEAEGQLDIEVSSSLSVNDNDLSSLKAYPNPVTSVLNLDYIRNIESVAVSNLLGQQVLTQSVNSANARIDMTPLSAGTYLVKIIADGVARTLKVVKQ
- a CDS encoding SH3 domain-containing protein — translated: MEKQPISLQVTKSYSAQYLDPIILQPGDLVRLGEEETDPNWKGWIWAETDTHKGWIPMQILDMDPDQTTGRVLQPYSAKELDVLEGAYIEPLHTLNGWTWAKHLATGEEGWIPNEILPVR
- a CDS encoding GNAT family N-acetyltransferase, with product MTIRPATPADLARIMEILDEARAIMRATGNLTQWTNGYPSTDIILQDIQSDCGFMCEEGGKSVGYFCLMTGEDPDLNYRVIEGAWLDDAPYGVIHRLASARLVRGVAQAAFSFAFSRIGNLRVDTHRDNVPMHRFLQKEGFRYCGTIYVSDGTPRDAFQKKRA
- a CDS encoding DPP IV N-terminal domain-containing protein, whose translation is MKKIFLWMLLGATAITSAQKKKLTLEESVLQQNRQFRADMMAGFQWIPDTDRYVYTTDGGRKLMSASAKDRVASEWLTLDDVNKALGEKANSFNGIIFRDASTFVIPAGGDLYAYSVSTKTGSRLLDLNDEMESTTPSPDYTKVAYTQKNNLFYADAAGKSTAITNEKEGIVSGQTISRNEFGIEGGIFWSPKSTYLAFYQKDETGVADYPLLDINETPGKLVSIKYPMIGQTSEKVRVGIYHLASGKTVYISPRGAADDYMTNLSWTPDEKYVLIAELNRGQNDMRLNLYDAATGAFVRTLLQETSATWTEPEHPAFFPSTTSSNFVWISEKDGFNNLYYYGLDGKLIKQLTANRFVLRDILGSTKNGNTIFFSATGPNATNMLAYKVDLKGKQTLLTKDEGVHRVSFSTDGNWVFDEYSNHNTPSRSLLYDKNGKASVLLESKNKYEGYELGTADIRTIKSADGTTDLYTRLIKPSNFDPSKKYPVLVYVYGGPHAQLITNSWLDGANLWMYWMAEQGYLVFTVDGRGSDNRGKAFESVIHRRLGLNEMDDQLAGVSYLKSLPFVDGKRLAVHGWSYGGFMTTSLMLRKPGTFTTGVAGGPVTDWKYYEVMYGERYMDTPAENPEGFAENSTLAYVNNLQGKLLLIHGTSDDVVVMQQNFALLKKFIEAGKQVDFFAYPMHKHNVVGKDRVHLMDKVLHYIIDNNP
- a CDS encoding asparagine synthetase B; amino-acid sequence: MASRYRILVILFLFMALSARAGFVLLPMDESTQQNHLKAYGITYWCLERQYKASWLLNYRGGSFLLPDAAEIRKECQIRGVSFEVLSDAEANAILEEISSPSQNMETVILEKAPKIAVYTPPGKQPWDDAVTMVLTYAEIPFTAIYDEEVLADALIQYDWLHLHHEDFTGQYGRFYGSYKNTPWYIEQKKDAEALATKLGYTKVSEEKLAVAKKIRDFVIGGGFMFAMCSATDSFDIALSAEGVDICEAMFDGDASSPNYQTQIDYTRTFAFKNFTLERNPNVYEFSDIDTTNKRVAAVPMEKDYFTLMDFSAKWDPIPSMLCQNHTQLVKGFMGQTTAFERDLVKTNVLVMGECKLNGEARYIHGEMGKGMWTYYGGHDPEDYRHQVGDPPTVLDLHPTSPGYRLILNNVLFPAARKKKQKT